The Bacteroidales bacterium region TATCCGCTTCGTATTCGTGTTTGCGTGAAAAGGCGAGCTGGCCTAGTTGTGATCCTATTCCAAAGGCCGTGAGGAAAATATCATTCGTGGTCTGCGGTTCGTTTCTCAGGGCATACTCCAGTCCAAGCCCACCTACCAGAATGGCAAGCTGCTGGGTCATCCTCTCCTCTCCATGTTTGGCAAACGCATGCGCGATCTCATGCCCCATGATCGTGGCAATTCCATTGGCATCGCCCGCAACGGGCAGAATGCCGGTATAAAAAACGATTTTACCTCCGGGCATACACCAGGCATTGACGGTTTCTTCATTCACCACATTGAATTCCCACTGGAACTTTTCAGCTTCCTTTTTCATGTCATTGTCGTACATAAACTGCATCACCGCGTTACTTATGTTGTTGCCAACAGTTTTAACGGGGATAACGCGCTCGTCGGTTGCAGGCAAAGCAGGGTTGGCCTGCAAAAATGCTGAATATTCTTGCAGAGCCATCGGGATCATCAGTTCAGAGGGAATGAGGTTGACACGTTTCCTTCCGGTAATTGGAACAGTTGTACAGCCCACTAACAGCAGTAAGGTCATCCAGAAAAATGCGGATTTTACAGAATGAGTTTTCATTTTTTTAAATTGAATAAAGATTAAAGATTTTTCAATCAATCAAAAATACTAAAAAAATGGGAGATTATCATATTTTATACCAAAGCACAAAAATAACATATATTTGAATGATCACTGAATTCAATTCCTTTTCAGCTTAACTTTGATCAAAACTTCGCCGAAAAATGCTTTTCAATGATCTCATAGAGCATATCAGCAAAAGGCTGAAAGAGCCTTTACCCGGACTGAGTGCTCAACGGAGAATGGCTTCTGAATCGCGACTGAAATGGATCACGGAGGGAATGGACATTTCTAAGGCAAAAAAGAGCGGTGTCCTCATTCTGCTCTATCCTGACCACGGAACACCCAAGCTTGTCCTGATACAGCGTCCTGATTATGAGGGAACGCACGGTGGTCAGGTCAGCCTGCCCGGAGGAAAACAGGAAAAGTCGGATCAAACACTGATCGAAACGGCATTACGCGAAACACGCGAGGAACTGGGTATTCCTTCCTCCTCCATCAGGATCATCGGAACACTGTCGGAACTCTATATCCCCCCGAGTAACTTTCTGGTTCATCCGGTGGTTGGCTATCTCATTGAAAAAACTGATTTTCATCCGGATCCCGTTGAAGTAAAGGATATCGTTGAGGTGGAGATCTCCAGTTTACTGGACCCGGGGTGCATAACCATCCGGGAAATTCACGTCAGCGGGATCACCCTTACTGCACCGTGTTACACGATCAATGGAGCGACGATCTGGGGAGCAACGGCGATGATCCTTGCGGAACTGGCGGAAGTTATTAATTCATGATCGGCAATCAGCTATCTGCCGACCGCCGCCCACCCCCTGCAGACCTGTGAACCCGAAGACCCGAAGACCTTAACACCCGAAGACCCGAAGACCCGAAGACCCGAAGACCTGAAGACCTGTAGACCTAAACACCCGCCGACTGCCTACCGGCTACTGGCTACTAACCACCGTGATCTCATACGTTAACTCCGCCGCCTTGCGCAGCATTGCTGAAACACCGCAATATCGTTCCTGCGACAGATTTACGGCTTTTTCAAGTTTATCCATCGGCAGGTCTTTGCCTTTGAAGATATAGACCAAATGGATCTTGCGATACACTTTGGGATGTTCTTCCGTTTCCTCCGCTTCGATCTGCATGTCAAATGCCTCAACAGACACGCGCATCTTTTCCAGGATCGAGACCACGTCCATCCCCGTGCATCCTCCAAGCGCCGCAAGCGTAAGCGGTTTGGGGCGCGGCCCTTTGCCCTTGCCCCCTACTTCCCGGGAAGCATCCAACTGGACCGCAAAACCATTCACCTCGGCAACAAAAGCCATGTCGCCGCTCCAATTGATCGTTACTTTGGTACTCATGGGATTTATCGTTAAATTGTTAGTTCATTAAATCGTTATATCGCTCCATCGCTACATCTTCAGGTTCACCCCACCGGTGAACGATCGTCCGGGATTGGGGTAATATTGAACTACCTGATAATCAACATTAAATAGATTATCGATCCGGAAATGGAAATCCAGGATGCACTTTGTCAGGCTCCAGGCATAGCCAACCCTCAGTCTGCCAATGCTGTACGGAGGCAATGCATTGGAATGATCCTCGACCGTGGCCCTGGAGCCTGCGAACGACTGAGTATATTCCAGGAAAGCACTGCCATACCTTATTCCAGCGTTGATCGTTCCGGTATGCTCGGCAACATAGGGAAGCTGCTTCTTATAGTTGGATGCCTCTTTGTTTTCATTGACCGACCGGGTGAATGAATATGATGCCTGAAGGTGTGTAGTCATTTTACGAACTGACCATTCAATACCTGCCCTGCCTTCCAGTCCCGCAGCACGTACTTTCTGAACATTTTGGGGCGACCACAAGTAGGGGTCATCCGGCTCAGGCACCCAGCGAATCCAATCGTTGATCATCGAATGAAATGCGGTGACCGACAATGTGTTGATGACCGGTAAATCCTCGTTATCCTTATTCAAGCATAGGGTGATTTCTTCGTTCCAGCTTTTTTCCGGTTTCAAATCCGGATTTCCTCCGGGTTGCCAGTAGCGCTCATTCAGGGTCGGACTTCGGAAGTTATGCGAAACATTCATCTTCATAAGGAGGAAACGGCCCAGGGAGCCCTCTGCTCCAAAGGACGGCGTGAAAGGCTCGTCATAATACTCTGTCCATCCCTGATGCAGATTCATATCCACCTTCCATCCGGCTTTTGAGAATTTATAGATGGCAGCCAGCAGAATGCTGCCCTGCAGCTGATCCTTCATTTCGGGAAAGTATCCGGATCGAACCTTTGCATACCTTACGACGCCTGCACTGTGCAATTCAATTCTATCCGACAACCCATACTTGCCACTAATTTCTCCCGTCCAGGTTTGCATCCTGCTTTCTACATCCAGATCATATTCAGGAAAATCCTCATAGCATTCCGTATATTGAAGATAATCATTAAAATAAGCTGCTTTAAAATGCAAGACGGAACTGCTGAATGTTTTTCGCCAGGTGATCATCCCACGCAGAAACCGGTCATACTGGTCGGCATTTTCCATGGTGTAAACCAGGCTTCCGGGGATCTCCCGATCCATGAACTGGTACCAGAGATCAAGAATGAGCACGTTGTTCTTCTTCAAATTGCCGGAAAATGTCCCGATGAAACCCATCCCATCCTGGCTCGCATTGTCCAGTGTATCCGTCGGTTTATCCGGTTTTGTATCATTGACATAAGGAAACGCATTGTTCGCCGAGATCAGAAAGCCTCCCGCCCGCAGGCTCCATTTCGGACCGGAGAATGCCGCTGTCAGACTTGAACGGAATGACTGGAAGCTGCCATATTCAATGGCTGCGTTCAATGTCTTTCTTTTCAGAAAGTCCGGTTCATTCACCAGGTGAATTCCTCCGCCAATGTTCCCTTCACCAAATACGCTACTGGCACCTCCGTGAAGAATGTAGATCCTGTCGAAGAGCGCAACTGGCAGAAGGGAAAGATCGGTCAGGCCATTGATGACCGGATTCAGGGAGATCCCGTTCCACAAAAAACCCGTATGGTTGGATGACGTGCCCCGGAATGTCAATGTCGATAGGTTTCCCGGATTATAGGATTGCACCTGAATGGAAGTTTGCTGAGTCAGAAGATCCGTCAGCATCCGGTTTTGATAACTCGACAAAACAGCGGAATCAATCATCCTGACAGTCAACCCGGTAGTATTATCAAATAGCCGGGAAGCATTGATCGAGACCTCTGGCAGCATGATTGCTGTATCCGCTCCTTGCCCCTTCTGTGCATAGGCAGGAGCAAAAAGTGCAAGGATTACCCAAACCAAAAGCACCCTTTTCAAGGTATAAATACTCATTTAAATCCTTTAAAATACCGAAAAACAGTTAATCACTGGTATGAACCCCAAGGCAAGCCCCGGGGAATTTACCCCTTTACCCCTCCCCCGTCCCCTCCCCTGCCAGCTGGGGAGGGGTACATTAATAGTCGCTTAGCGCACGCTAAAATATTTAAATTAAACATTCGTTTTAAAGGAAAATCATTATTTTTGCAATTACTGTCAATTACCGGAATGATGTCACGGTCAATGAAATTCAATAAAATCAGTCTGTTCCTGATAGCGATTTTTTCGTTAACGCTTCTATTATCAGGAGGGTGTGCCTCTTCGAAATATTCTCCTGAAAAAGTCAGGTTTACGACAAAACCAGCAATGTCGTCCAAGTCCAAAAAGGTCAGCAGGAATTACTCCAGGCCAATGGCCAAGCAAACTTATCCTCTTGAAAAGAATTACATCATCCCAAATTCACGCAAAACATCCCCGCCC contains the following coding sequences:
- a CDS encoding M48 family metallopeptidase — translated: MKTHSVKSAFFWMTLLLLVGCTTVPITGRKRVNLIPSELMIPMALQEYSAFLQANPALPATDERVIPVKTVGNNISNAVMQFMYDNDMKKEAEKFQWEFNVVNEETVNAWCMPGGKIVFYTGILPVAGDANGIATIMGHEIAHAFAKHGEERMTQQLAILVGGLGLEYALRNEPQTTNDIFLTAFGIGSQLGQLAFSRKHEYEADKLGMVFMALGGYDPSNCITFWQKMSQQSGSSQLPEFLSTHPSDQNRIAAMQEYLPTALKYYTGQAKGSGTKGSGTKSTGGGTIKL
- a CDS encoding CoA pyrophosphatase; this encodes MLFNDLIEHISKRLKEPLPGLSAQRRMASESRLKWITEGMDISKAKKSGVLILLYPDHGTPKLVLIQRPDYEGTHGGQVSLPGGKQEKSDQTLIETALRETREELGIPSSSIRIIGTLSELYIPPSNFLVHPVVGYLIEKTDFHPDPVEVKDIVEVEISSLLDPGCITIREIHVSGITLTAPCYTINGATIWGATAMILAELAEVINS
- a CDS encoding OsmC family protein, which gives rise to MSTKVTINWSGDMAFVAEVNGFAVQLDASREVGGKGKGPRPKPLTLAALGGCTGMDVVSILEKMRVSVEAFDMQIEAEETEEHPKVYRKIHLVYIFKGKDLPMDKLEKAVNLSQERYCGVSAMLRKAAELTYEITVVSSQ
- a CDS encoding TonB-dependent receptor; this translates as MSIYTLKRVLLVWVILALFAPAYAQKGQGADTAIMLPEVSINASRLFDNTTGLTVRMIDSAVLSSYQNRMLTDLLTQQTSIQVQSYNPGNLSTLTFRGTSSNHTGFLWNGISLNPVINGLTDLSLLPVALFDRIYILHGGASSVFGEGNIGGGIHLVNEPDFLKRKTLNAAIEYGSFQSFRSSLTAAFSGPKWSLRAGGFLISANNAFPYVNDTKPDKPTDTLDNASQDGMGFIGTFSGNLKKNNVLILDLWYQFMDREIPGSLVYTMENADQYDRFLRGMITWRKTFSSSVLHFKAAYFNDYLQYTECYEDFPEYDLDVESRMQTWTGEISGKYGLSDRIELHSAGVVRYAKVRSGYFPEMKDQLQGSILLAAIYKFSKAGWKVDMNLHQGWTEYYDEPFTPSFGAEGSLGRFLLMKMNVSHNFRSPTLNERYWQPGGNPDLKPEKSWNEEITLCLNKDNEDLPVINTLSVTAFHSMINDWIRWVPEPDDPYLWSPQNVQKVRAAGLEGRAGIEWSVRKMTTHLQASYSFTRSVNENKEASNYKKQLPYVAEHTGTINAGIRYGSAFLEYTQSFAGSRATVEDHSNALPPYSIGRLRVGYAWSLTKCILDFHFRIDNLFNVDYQVVQYYPNPGRSFTGGVNLKM